A genomic segment from uncultured Alistipes sp. encodes:
- a CDS encoding sugar kinase, with protein MDTKKKIVTFGEIMLRLTPPSRLRFNQTKLFQASYGGSEANVAVALANYGLRCEFVTCLPDNRIAEACLDDLRSYGVETGHVLRCGNRIGLYYMEEAAAMRSSHVVYDRAGSSYDLLRPGMIDWAPIFRDAAWFHWSGISAAVSASAAEACAEAIAAARAAGLVVSCDINYRKNLWKYGKTPQEVLPPLMAQCDFFFGTDDEYERILGLQLPKFEARDASYRPDTAGYETASRQVAERFPHCRGIVFGLRSVLSANHHLISGTLYTGGRLYSSRVYDIDCVVDCVGVGDAFVGGLIYGLARHAGEMQFALDFGTAACALKNTVPGDYGQFTAEDTAQLARGPITGRIAR; from the coding sequence ATGGATACGAAGAAAAAGATCGTCACCTTCGGGGAGATCATGCTGCGGCTCACACCGCCCTCCAGACTGCGTTTCAACCAGACGAAACTCTTCCAGGCCAGCTACGGAGGCAGCGAAGCCAACGTTGCCGTGGCCCTGGCCAACTACGGACTGCGGTGCGAATTCGTCACCTGCCTGCCCGACAACCGCATCGCCGAGGCGTGCCTCGACGACCTGCGCAGTTACGGCGTGGAGACCGGACATGTGCTGCGCTGCGGCAACCGGATCGGACTCTACTACATGGAGGAGGCCGCGGCGATGCGTTCGTCGCACGTGGTCTACGACCGGGCCGGGTCGTCGTACGACCTGCTGCGCCCGGGTATGATCGACTGGGCACCGATTTTCCGTGATGCCGCGTGGTTCCACTGGTCGGGGATCTCGGCCGCCGTCAGTGCTTCGGCCGCCGAGGCGTGCGCCGAAGCCATCGCCGCGGCCCGCGCTGCCGGACTGGTGGTGTCGTGCGACATCAACTACCGCAAAAACCTCTGGAAATACGGCAAAACCCCGCAGGAAGTCCTGCCGCCGCTCATGGCGCAGTGCGACTTCTTCTTCGGCACGGACGACGAATACGAACGGATCCTCGGGTTGCAACTCCCGAAATTCGAGGCCCGGGATGCCTCCTATCGGCCCGATACGGCGGGATACGAAACGGCCTCGCGGCAGGTGGCGGAGCGTTTCCCGCACTGCCGGGGCATCGTCTTCGGGTTGCGCAGCGTGCTGAGTGCCAACCACCACCTGATTTCCGGAACGCTCTACACCGGCGGCCGGCTCTATTCGTCGCGGGTTTACGACATCGACTGCGTGGTGGATTGCGTCGGTGTAGGCGACGCCTTTGTCGGCGGGTTGATCTACGGATTGGCCCGGCACGCCGGGGAGATGCAGTTTGCGCTGGATTTCGGCACGGCGGCCTGCGCCCTGAAAAACACCGTGCCGGGCGACTACGGGCAGTTCACGGCCGAAGACACCGCACAACTGGCCCGCGGTCCCATTACCGGCCGTATCGCCCGCTGA
- a CDS encoding DUF4861 family protein — protein MMKNTLLGFAAILAASCTPALKVEVANPTQLDRDDETVEIAWSEVSALQGVTPENVVVLNDDKEQVPSQVLYRGEAEPQALIFQTDADANETKHFQIVTGTREAYPAEAFGRQVPERYDDYAWENNKVAYRLYGPALETSPEKLVTPGIDVWVKCTEKLVIDEWYAKGDYHHNYGDGMDCYKVGVTLGSGASVPFVDGKFWYMDHNYATARTLDNGPIRTTVELTYAPFDVNGTQVSLVKTISLDANQRFNRMDNLYEGDFTELPIAAGFVRHDVKRVMNGDDWMGMCEATSDTKDPVRDGDIYLGVILPGGEMIADTLGHAVAVKSVKSGETLTYYAGSGWSQGGVENMGEWVEEITAAQAAATRPLTVTVRK, from the coding sequence ATGATGAAAAACACACTCTTAGGATTTGCCGCCATTCTGGCAGCCTCCTGCACTCCGGCTTTGAAAGTCGAAGTCGCCAACCCCACGCAGCTCGACCGCGACGACGAGACTGTCGAAATCGCCTGGTCCGAGGTTTCGGCACTCCAGGGCGTGACGCCCGAGAACGTCGTCGTGCTCAACGACGACAAGGAGCAGGTCCCCTCGCAGGTCCTCTACCGCGGCGAGGCCGAACCCCAGGCGCTGATCTTCCAGACCGACGCCGACGCCAACGAAACCAAACACTTCCAGATCGTCACCGGCACGCGCGAGGCCTACCCCGCCGAGGCATTCGGACGCCAGGTTCCCGAACGCTACGACGACTACGCCTGGGAGAACAACAAGGTAGCCTACCGCCTCTACGGCCCGGCCCTGGAGACCTCGCCCGAGAAGCTCGTCACGCCGGGTATCGACGTCTGGGTGAAGTGCACCGAGAAACTCGTCATCGACGAGTGGTATGCCAAGGGTGACTACCACCACAACTACGGCGACGGCATGGACTGCTACAAGGTGGGCGTGACGCTCGGTTCGGGCGCTTCGGTGCCCTTCGTCGACGGCAAGTTCTGGTACATGGACCACAACTACGCTACGGCCCGCACGCTCGACAACGGCCCGATCCGCACGACCGTCGAGTTGACCTACGCCCCGTTCGACGTAAACGGCACGCAGGTGTCGCTCGTGAAGACCATCTCGCTCGATGCCAACCAGCGCTTCAACCGCATGGACAACCTCTACGAGGGTGACTTCACCGAACTGCCCATCGCCGCAGGCTTCGTGCGCCACGACGTGAAACGGGTCATGAACGGTGACGACTGGATGGGCATGTGCGAGGCGACTTCGGATACGAAGGATCCCGTCCGCGACGGAGACATCTACCTCGGGGTGATCCTCCCGGGCGGCGAAATGATCGCCGACACGCTGGGACACGCCGTAGCGGTCAAGAGCGTGAAGTCCGGCGAGACGCTTACCTACTATGCCGGTTCGGGCTGGAGCCAGGGCGGCGTGGAGAATATGGGCGAATGGGTCGAGGAGATCACGGCCGCCCAGGCTGCCGCCACCCGGCCGCTGACGGTCACTGTCCGCAAATAG